In Penaeus monodon isolate SGIC_2016 chromosome 8, NSTDA_Pmon_1, whole genome shotgun sequence, one DNA window encodes the following:
- the LOC119575895 gene encoding serine, glycine and glutamine-rich protein-like gives SSSSSSILSPSSSSNKNVCRVGWNNLGEIGPGAGGVGGWGGEIFHAALPPWAPPLGGGLSNINNNMGGGVGALGGGVGGLSSSGMGGLNSLLNGSNGLSSGLLSGLTGLTPTDITALTSLTSLNGLTGGFSNGLNGINSPVNSSSLNGSIGESFLLKEVKNAPKGGGPQGRTGEKGRFFRRIPAPNECKGKMVSGNSGAKLRPEASNPRIKVYPKQRPLDKPDDRFFGPAPKVHPQHLCEKCKSLGYYCRRVN, from the exons AACAAAAATGTTTGCAGGGTTGGCTGGAACAACCTGGGGGAAATTGGCCCGGGGGCTGGGggcgtgggggggtgggggggcgaaaTTTTCCATGCCGCcctccccccctgggcccccccttTGGGCGGGGGCctcagcaacatcaacaacaacatggGCGGCGGCGTGGGCGCGCTCGGCGGGGGCGTGGGCGGCCTGAGCTCGTCAGGAATGGGCGGCCTCAACTCCCTTCTGAACGGGAGCAACGGGCTGAGCTCAGGGCTGCTGAGTGGGCTGACCGGCCTCACGCCCACGGACATCACGGCCCTGACCTCCCTCACCTCGCTCAACGGACTCACCGGAGGCTTCAGCAACGGTCTCAACGGGATCAACAGTCCCGTTAACAGCAGCAGCTTAAACGGCAGTATAGGTGAGTCCTTCCTTCTAAAAGAGGTGAAG AACGCCCCAAAGGGCGGGGGCCCTCAGGGCCGTACGGGGGAAAAAGGGCGATTTTTTCGGCGAATTCCGGCCCCCAACGAATGCAAAGGGAAAATGGTTAGCGGGAACTCGGGGGCCAAACTGCGGCCGGAGGCATCAAATCCCCGCATAAAAGTGTATCCAAAACAA CGGCCCCTCGACAAGCCAGACGATCGATTTTTTGGACCAGCCCCCAAAGTCCATCCACAACACCTCTGTGAGAAGTGCAAGTCCCTTGGCTATTACTGCAGGAGAGTCAACTAG